Proteins encoded by one window of Manihot esculenta cultivar AM560-2 chromosome 10, M.esculenta_v8, whole genome shotgun sequence:
- the LOC122724928 gene encoding uncharacterized protein LOC122724928, which produces MIADKWQTFACERTLLSIKERLSRNGRVAQHSQAPPSTCEGQASRHQRIYCIEGKFWENCRFQRANTIAVVLGELGSALSLKEKTWMSMTPDELTTIIQSVEDALKAGFKLDCLKPVVEKAKKVLCSFNIRCRLEALQKEKSSLETQLQTVISQLQSLELDRTPKDLI; this is translated from the exons atgatTGCTGACAAGTGGCAGACATTTGCATGTGAAAGGACTTTGTTGAGCATCAAAGAGAGATTATCTCGCAACGGTCGTGTCGCCCAACACTCACAAGCCCCTCCATCTACGTGCGAAGGACAAGCATCGCGCCATCAAAG AATATACTGCATTGAGGGAAAATTTTGGGAGAATTGCAGGTTTCAGAGAGCTAATACAATAGCAGTAGTGCTGGGAGAACTTGGTTCTGCACTGTCATTGAAGGAAAAAACTTGGATGTCAATGACTCCTGATGAGTTAACAACCATAATCCAAAGCGTTGAGGATGCTTTGAAAGCTGGATTCAAATTGGATTGTCTAAAGCCTGTCGTAGAGAAAGCTAAAAAGGTGTTGTGTTCTTTCAACATTCGTTGCCGGTTGGAGGCATTACAGAAGGAAAAAAGTTCTCTAGAAACTCAACTTCAGACTGTAATTTCTCAATTACAATCTCTTGAACTAGATCGAACGCCTAAGGACTTGATTTAG
- the LOC110624282 gene encoding MATH domain and coiled-coil domain-containing protein At3g58250, with translation MPPAHYTLKIESFSRFCELLEKTGLVKYESDAFASVGYNWKLVLYPSGNVKRDGSDHISLYLAIAEPNAIPPGSQVDVILKFFVFDHLRDEYLTIQGSRIYYSTYDNMRRYHSLKTENGFDQLISLKMFNDSSNGYLFDDCCSLGAEVHVIKYEASLSNAEKQVCDYQSKLENLNENFCKVGGYMKMII, from the exons ATGCCACCTGCTCATTACACATTAAAGATTGAGTCATTCTCACGATTTTGTGAGCTACTTGAGAAGACTGGACTTGTGAAGTATGAATCTGATGCTTTTGCATCTGTTGGCTACAACTG GAAATTGGTGTTGTATCCTTCTGGAAATGTGAAAAGAGATGGAAGTGATCACATTTCTCTCTACTTGGCAATTGCTGAGCCAAATGCAATTCCTCCTGGATCCCAGGTTGATGTGATCCTCAAATTCTTTGTTTTTGACCACTTAAGAGATGAGTACTTGACAATTCAAG GCTCTAGGATTTATTATTctacatatgataacatgaggCGTTACCATTCTTTAAAGACTGAAAATGGTTTTGACCAACTGATCTCACTCAAGATGTTCAATGACTCTTCTAATGGATATCTTTTTGATGATTGCTGTTCTTTAGGAGCAGAGGTTCATGTTATTAAATATGAAG CTTCCTTGAGCAATGCAGAGAAGCAAGTTTGTGATTATCAATCTAAGTTGGAGAATTTAAATGAGAACTTCTGCAAAGTTGGTGGTTACATGAAGATGATAATCTAA